In a genomic window of Brettanomyces nanus chromosome 1, complete sequence:
- the RPL13 gene encoding 60S ribosomal protein L13 (BUSCO:EOG09343TCX) has product MAIGKNYALLKNHFKKHWQRRVRVHLDQAGKKVSRRHARIVKAAAIAPKPVDLLRPIVRCPTLKYNRKVRAGRGFSLSEVKAAGLNPKYARTVGIAVDHRRVNKSVEGFEANVARLESYKKSLIVFDKNTKPAGEQVSVAAAFPIEQPAPETAPRAVVVPEETAFKTLRFAKSEKKYKGIRAKKAADKAAAAAEKKK; this is encoded by the exons ATGG CTATTGGAAAGAACTACGCCCTTTTAAAGAATCACTTCAAGAAGCACTGGCAAAGAAGAGTCAGAGTCCACTTGGACCAGGCCGGTAAGAAGGTTTCTAGAAGACATGCCAGAATTGTGAAGGCTGCCGCTATTGCTCCAAAGCCTGTGGATTTGTTGAGACCTATCGTCAGATGTCCAACTTTGAAATACAACAGAAAGGTCAGAGCCGGTAGAggtttctctctctctgaGGTGAAGGCTGCTGGTTTGAATCCTAAATATGCAAGAACCGTTGGTATTGCAGTGGATCACAGAAGAGTGAACAAATCCGTTGAAGGTTTTGAAGCTAATGTTGCTAGATTGGAGAGCTACAAGAAGTCTTTGATTGTCTTTGATAAGAATACCAAGCCAGCCGGTGAGCAAGTTTCCGTTGCTGCTGCATTCCCAATTGAGCAGCCTGCTCCTGAGACTGCTCCAAGAGCTGTTGTTGTTCCTGAGGAGACCGCTTTCAAAACTCTTAGATTTGCTAAATCTGAGAAGAAATACAAGGGTATCAGGGCTAAGAAAGCCGCCGACAAGGCTGCTGCTGCGGccgagaagaagaaataa
- a CDS encoding uncharacterized protein (BUSCO:EOG093408WI~MEROPS:MER0025036): protein MLSRSSRLLHKTPRSILVRGFASVSLSGKYPVGQEIAGYNVDKVLSVPEFNLTAVQLTHKFSGCKHLHIDRQDRNSVFGIVVKTNPPDDSGLPHMLEHTTLCGSDKYPVRDPFFKMLNRSLANFMNAMTGHDYTYFPFATTNKTDYDNLMDIYLDSVFHPLLNPEDFRQEGWRIEHEDPKDRKTPLTFKGVVFNEMKGQLSDPAYYFWIKFQKSIYPSLHNSGGDPSEIVNAYYDDLIDFQARQYHPSNCITYTYGNLPLQNSLEKINKAIITFGKRHIQNVVREPIRLTENTTVEVPGPIDPMLPEEKQFKTSLTWYTGKPTDIYESFVLKVLSTLLLDGHSSPLYQHLIESGIGTDFSANTGMEGMASVNLFTVGLNGLTKENASKLQDYIFDTLKQVKEEGFPENRVKAILHQLELGRRIENADFGLGLLSSLTPGLVDNVDPLESLKWGEITDKFSKEYEAKGNQLFKDMVERYLTSKPYFKYTMIPDKTVPEKLVKKEKELLEQRESRMSSSDKEIVYRKGIELAKFQENRKEDLSCLPTLHTSDIGREGHFARVKEKSKRGLTIQTHLSPKTNGVTYFRALKTLSVDDMPRDLVKYLPLFSACLTNLGTEEKPMSAIEDEVKLYTSGLNSTAFVHSSAFDPDEAYLKFAIDSACLDKNVPRMLSLWEQLLQNTNFGNTAKLETLIKSLMSDTLSGIVSSGHSVATCNAEARLSSVGSIQESLEGIEQVQFLNDLGKILEKGDLETDVVPKLQRIASILLNASKFKYGITCSRKTSKDSESEIQKFDSKFKDSRDYEVSPYQTPEPVAAAEKSNVFIQIPSQTNFAASALRGSVYGSKDGAALQILSQLLTFKYLHKQIREKGGAYGGGASYDALNGLFSFYSYRDPKPFESVAKFSESTGEICKKIDAGEINNDDLEQAKLTIFQKIDAPESVREEGLPFFNYDVDDDIRQERRENLLDCSLEDVTDVSKKYFSFDNKRANSIIGHNSGDLPENHKPNWKIIRLQ, encoded by the coding sequence ATGCTTTCAAGAAGTTCTAGATTATTGCACAAGACGCCTCGTTCCATTTTGGTTCGTGGCTTTgcctctgtttctttgtCCGGTAAATACCCCGTGGGGCAAGAAATTGCCGGCTACAATGTCGATAAAGTTCTTTCCGTTCCGGAATTCAACTTGACTGCAGTCCAATTGACCCACAAGTTTAGTGGCTGCAAACATCTCCACATTGATCGTCAGGATAGAAACAGTGTTTTCGGCATTGTTGTAAAGACAAACCCTCCGGATGACTCGGGACTTCCACATATGTTGGAGCATACTACCCTATGTGGATCCGACAAGTACCCTGTGAGAGATCCCTTTTTCAAGATGCTTAATCGTAGTTTAGCCAATTTCATGAATGCCATGACCGGTCATGACTATACCTATTTCCCCTTTGCAACCACTAACAAAACTGATTATGATAATTTGATGGATATCTATCTAGATTCTGTCTTTCACCCATTGTTGAATCCAGAGGATTTCCGCCAGGAAGGATGGAGAATTGAGCACGAGGATCCCAAAGATCGCAAAACACCCCTTACTTTCAAAGGTGTTGTCTTCAACGAAATGAAGGGCCAATTATCAGACCCCGCATACTATTTCTGGATCAAATTCCAGAAGAGTATCTATCCCTCGTTGCACAACTCCGGAGGTGATCCTTCTGAAATTGTCAACGCCTACTACGAcgatttgattgattttcAGGCACGTCAGTACCATCCTTCGAATTGTATCACTTATACATACGGCAATCTACCACTTCAGAACTCATTGGAGAAAATCAACAAGGCCATAATAACATTTGGTAAAAGACATATTCAAAATGTTGTCAGAGAACCTATTAGACTCACCGAGAATACCACGGTGGAGGTTCCTGGACCAATTGATCCGATGCTTCCCGAGGAAAAGCAGTTCAAGACTTCTTTGACTTGGTATACAGGAAAGCCAACCGATATTTACGAAAGCTTTGTACTTAAAGTCCTTTCCACTCTTCTTTTGGACGGCCATTCTTCTCCATTGTATCAGCACCTTATCGAGTCAGGTATTGGTACTGATTTCTCGGCCAATACTGGTATGGAAGGTATGGCTTCTGTCAATTTGTTCACGGTTGGACTAAATGGATTGACCAAAGAGAATGCATCCAAGTTGCAGGACTACATTTTTGACACTCTCAAGCAGGTGAAAGAGGAGGGATTCCCAGAGAACCGTGTTAAAGCTATTCTCCATCAACTTGAATTGGGTAGAAGAATTGAGAATGCAGACTTCGGTTTAGGATTACTCAGCTCTTTAACTCCTGGCCTGGTTGATAATGTAGACCCTCTTGAATCTCTTAAATGGGGAGAGATCACCGATAAGTTTAGCAAGGAATACGAGGCAAAAGGCAATCAGTTATTTAAGGATATGGTGGAAAGATACTTGACCAGCAAACCATACTTCAAGTACACCATGATACCAGACAAGACGGTCCCCGAAAAGTtagtgaagaaagagaaagaacttTTAGAACAAAGGGAGTCTCGCATGTCGTCAAGTGACAAAGAGATTGTTTACCGAAAGGGAATTGAGTTGGCCAAGTTTCAGGAAAATAGAAAGGAGGACCTCTCCTGtcttccaactcttcataCGAGCGATATCGGTAGAGAAGGACATTTTGCTCGTGTCAAGGAAAAGTCCAAGCGTGGTCTTACTATACAAACTCATCTTTCACCAAAGACCAATGGCGTTACCTATTTCCGTGCTTTGAAGACCTTGAGTGTCGATGATATGCCGCGCGATCTCGTCAAGTATTTACCACTTTTTTCCGCATGCTTGACTAACCTTGGTACAGAGGAGAAGCCGATGTCTGCAATTGAAGACGAGGTTAAGCTTTACACGAGCGGACTCAATTCCACGGCTTTTGTACATTCTTCAGCCTTTGATCCCGATGAAGCTTATTTGAAGTTCGCTATTGATAGCGCCTGCCTTGACAAAAATGTTCCTCGTATGCTGTCTCTTTGGGAACAACTCCTTCAAAACACCAATTTTGGAAATACCGCGAAGTTGGAGACATTGATCAAGTCTCTTATGAGCGACACATTGAGTGGAATAGTCTCTAGTGGCCACAGTGTCGCTACATGCAATGCAGAAGCACGTCTCTCGTCAGTGGGAAGCATTCAAGAATCCCTTGAGGGCATTGAACAGGTTCAATTTTTGAACGATCTTGGAAAAATCCTTGAGAAGGGAGATCTAGAAACGGACGTTGTTCCTAAGCTTCAAAGAATCGCTTCAATATTGCTCAATGCATCCAAGTTCAAGTATGGAATCACATGCTCCCGCAAGACCTCTAAAGATAGCGAGTCAGAAATTCAAAAATTCGATAGCAAATTTAAGGACTCCAGGGATTACGAGGTAAGCCCATATCAGACTCCAGAACCCGTTGCTGCGGCAGAGAAATCTAACGTTTTCATTCAGATTCCTTCTCAGACCAACTTTGCCGCCTCTGCATTAAGAGGAAGTGTGTACGGCTCAAAGGACGGGGCGGCATTACAGATACTTTCTCAGCTTCTCACCTTCAAATATCTTCACAAGCAGATACGTGAAAAAGGCGGTGCGTACGGAGGAGGAGCATCCTACGATGCATTGAATGgactattttctttttattcttaCCGGGATCCGAAACCGTTTGAATCTGTTGCCAAATTTAGCGAATCTACCGGAGAAATCTGCAAAAAGATCGACGCAGGAGAAATAAACAATGATGATCTAGAGCAGGCCAAACTCACAATCTTCCAAAAAATTGATGCTCCTGAAAGTGTGCGTGAGGAAGGACTTCCATTCTTTAATTATGATGTCGATGACGATATCAGacaagagagaagagaaaatttATTGGACTGTTCCTTGGAGGACGTTACTGATGTGtcaaaaaaatatttctcCTTTGACAATAAGCGTGCCAATTCTATTATAGGACACAACAGCGGCGATCTTCCTGAAAATCATAAACCTAACTGGAAAATCATTAGACTGCAGTGA
- a CDS encoding uncharacterized protein (BUSCO:EOG093421ZE), which yields MSPSASVPSVPSVPSSSSSPKSSPESKIQQKFRRHKELFNDIDTAHRGKITLEDFERALVRTDHPLKESTHAMSQIYKAFLNTPQPGISSDPNTKRIPEGTSEVDCINFGQFNNYLMTAEEQIELGFREVDRDHDGRITKKDVESYLRQMGIRPTSLELNIFFNSLDTRNQGYVALDTFRDGLLFMPRINGSRITTAFRFFNDDFENISSDGDVTVGSDIQKNVGYFLAGGISGVVSRTTTAPLDRIKVFLIARTDLNSTLLTKKTAIQRMAEEKEHRKVSARKIQSPLVRAARTIYKQGGLKAFYTGNGLNAFKVFPESAMKFGSFEAAKRFMCRVEGVEDESQLSRAATYISGGIGGVCAQITVYPIDTLKYRIQCASLDSDFSGTALLVHTAKDMFNEGELRIFYRGLLVGLGGMFPYAALDLGTFTTLKRWYMRRQAEAEGTSIDEVTLPNFLVLTMGATSGTFGASMVYPVNLLRTRLQAQGTFAHPYRYTGFFDVARQTVAREGLQGLYKGLVPNLAKVAPAVSISYLIYENLKKCFELN from the coding sequence ATGTCACCTTCAGCATCGGTTCCATCGGTTCCATCGGttccatcatcttcgtcatctCCTAAGAGTTCACCAGAATCCAAGATCCAACAGAAATTCCGAAGGCATAAAGAACTATTTAACGATATCGACACTGCACATAGAGGTAAAATTACCttggaagattttgaaagagcGTTGGTTAGGACCGATCATCCTTTGAAGGAGTCTACACATGCTATGTCGCAAATTTATAAGGCATTTTTGAATACACCACAACCAGGGATTAGCAGTGACCCCAACACCAAAAGGATTCCCGAAGGTACCAGTGAGGTCGATTGCATTAATTTCGGACAGTTCAATAATTATTTAATGACAGCGGAAGAACAGATTGAACTAGGCTTTCGAGAGGTGGATAGGGATCATGACGGCCGGATAACTAAGAAAGATGTGGAGTCTTATTTGAGGCAGATGGGAATTAGACCCACATCTTTAGAACTCAACATATTCTTTAACAGTCTGGACACGAGAAACCAGGGTTACGTTGCATTGGATACTTTCAGGGACGGGCTTCTGTTTATGCCTCGAATTAACGGTTCCAGAATTACAACAGCGTTTCGATTCTTCAACgatgactttgaaaataTCTCTTCGGATGGTGATGTTACCGTAGGAAGTGACATTCAGAAGAATGTGGGCTATTTCTTAGCTGGAGGTATATCAGGGGTTGTTTCCAGAACTACTACTGCACCTTTGGATCGTATCAAGGTATTCTTGATTGCTCGAACTGATCTCAATTCTACTCTTCTTACGAAAAAAACTGCCATACAAAGAATGGCTGAGGAGAAGGAGCATCGCAAAGTGTCTGCTCGGAAGATTCAGTCGCCGTTGGTTCGTGCAGCAAGAACTATTTATAAACAGGGAGGATTGAAGGCATTTTATACGGGAAATGGTCTCAATGCTTTCAAAGTGTTTCCGGAGAGTGCGATGAAGTTTGGATCGTTTGAGGCTGCTAAACGATTTATGTGTCGTGTTGAGGGAGTAGAGGACGAATCACAGCTTTCTAGGGCTGCTACGTACATTAGTGGAGGCATTGGAGGAGTGTGTGCTCAGATAACTGTCTACCCTATTGATACATTGAAATACCGGATCCAGTGCGCATCTTTGGACTCGGATTTCTCAGGTACTGCACTTCTGGTTCATACTGCCAAAGATATGTTCAATGAAGGGGAGCTTCGGATTTTTTATAGAGGTTTGCTTGTGGGATTAGGTGGTATGTTCCCCTATGCGGCCTTGGATTTGGGCACTTTCACTACCCTGAAAAGGTGGTATATGCGGAGACAGGCGGAAGCAGAGGGTACATCAATTGATGAGGTTACACTTCCAAACTTCCTTGTACTTACTATGGGTGCTACCAGTGGAACATTCGGTGCAAGCATGGTTTATCCTGTCAACTTACTTAGAACAAGATTACAGGCACAAGGAACTTTTGCTCACCCTTATAGATACACCGGTTTCTTTGACGTGGCTCGACAGACTGTTGCTAGGGAGGGATTACAGGGCTTGTACAAAGGATTAGTTCCAAACTTGGCCAAAGTGGCTCCTGCAGTTTCTATCAGTTATTTAATCTACGAGAATCTTAAGAAGTGTTTTGAATTGAACTGA
- the RPS16 gene encoding 40S ribosomal protein S16 has protein sequence MSTPSVQTFGKKKNATAVAHVKAGKGLIKVNGAPITLVQPEILRHKVYEPLLLVGLDKFANLDIRIKVTGGGHVSQVYAIRQALAKGLIAYTAKYVDEASKNELKKIFAAYDRTLLIADSRRMEPKKFGGAGARARYQKSYR, from the exons ATGTCTACTCCATCGGTTCAA ACTtttggtaagaagaagaacgcTACTGCCGTCGCTCACGTTAAGGCAGGTAAAGGTCTCATTAAGGTGAACGGTGCCCCAATCACACTTGTTCAACCAGAGATCTTGAGACACAAGGTCTACGAGCCTCTACTTTTAGTTGGCTTGGACAAATTTGCCAACTTAGATATCAGAATCAAGGTCACTGGAGGTGGTCATGTCTCCCAAGTTTACGCTATTAGACAGGCTCTTGCCAAAGGATTGATCGCTTACACTGCTAAATACGTTGATGAGGCTTCCAAGAACGAGTTAAAGAAGATCTTTGCCGCTTATGACAGAACTTTGTTGATCGCCGACTCCAGAAGAATGGAGccaaagaagtttggtGGTGCTGGTGCCAGAGCAAGATACCAGAAGTCTTACCGTTAA
- a CDS encoding uncharacterized protein (BUSCO:EOG09341RIB~EggNog:ENOG41), translating into MYSKRDWGGVDESFIKIDVQSFRDVDPSTEKAAISLVIFEYQDIDGLGVYDESNRRRRYICTETMVSNELCSSDQLNQFIVDDNFTSYATIKSVVLTDLGTNDFSYKVSKTGYYCVAAYTPDFTTKTNTFKMLINFHNSFGSLPASQIPLLPLYGLLAVIYAVCLCTYIFQIFKHRSELLLLQKYLAGFFVFLTVENIMTWSLYDLENNNKRYPMAGGIRFYIVVISFLNAFKVSFSLFLLLIISLGYGIVYPKLSRKTMNMCKILASAHFVLLAAFTCLNYYSSESQPGESATDTSYSVDTYEADSWLILIIGFPLAILFMVFYFMVLNSMQKTVKQLKDQNQVVKLGMYRRLFRLIFVSMLLMIFAFVISTIILFNDNVAESIEKLWKFDEVLTNFWPACLYFLIFIGIVIIWRPTDSSYLLAASSQIPSSESADVEGAAGNADVFNNSEQFGNEFEFDDLRSLESNDEVGANPFQDPSSVASTLPTPDASSAKKIGESEVNPFEDPSNVDYDLELEQQKAKGFKGDGKFQLDDDEDGADDGNTSVSREDASKSKSD; encoded by the coding sequence ATGTACAGTAAGCGAGATTGGGGTGGAGTTGACGAatctttcatcaaaattGATGTCCAATCCTTCCGAGATGTCGATCCCTCCACAGAAAAAGCAGCTATTTCTTTGGTCATTTTTGAGTACCAGGATATCGATGGTCTCGGGGTCTATGACGAGTCTaacaggagaagaaggtataTCTGTACCGAGACGATGGTATCCAACGAATTGTGTTCCAGCGACCAATTGAACCAGTTTATTGTCGACGATAATTTTACTTCTTATGCAACTATCAAATCAGTTGTTCTTACAGATCTTGGAACCAACGATTTCAGTTATAAGGTGTCCAAGACCGGCTATTACTGTGTGGCTGCCTATACGCCCGATTTCACTACCAAAACGAATACCTTTAAGATGTTGATCAATTTCCACAACTCTTTCGGTAGTTTGCCCGCTTCCCAGATTCCGTTACTCCCATTGTATGGATTATTGGCTGTTATCTATGCCGTGTGTTTATGCACGTATATTTTTCAGATCTTCAAGCATCGCTCGGAATTGTTACTCTTACAGAAGTACCTTGCAGGTTTCTTTGTCTTCCTTACCGTGGAAAATATAATGACCTGGTCTTTGTACGACCTTGAGAATAACAACAAGAGGTACCCTATGGCTGGCGGAATTAGATTTTACATCGTGGTGATCTCCTTTTTGAACGCTTTCAAGGTGTCGTTCTCgctctttcttctattgaTCATCTCCCTCGGTTATGGTATTGTGTATCCAAAGCTTTCTAGGAAAACCATGAACATGTGCAAGATTTTGGCTTCTGCACACTTTGTTTTACTTGCCGCTTTCACTTGTCTCAACTACTATAGTAGCGAGTCTCAACCTGGTGAGTCTGCCACTGACACTTCTTATTCTGTCGATACTTATGAAGCGGACTCCTGGCTTATTCTTATCATCGGTTTTCCGTTGGCCATTCTTTTCATGGTATTCTACTTTATGGTTCTCAACTCAATGCAAAAGACTGTGAAACAATTGAAAGATCAGAACCAAGTCGTCAAATTGGGAATGTACAGGAGGCTTTTCCGTTTGATCTTCGTATCTATGTTGCTTATGATCTTTGCCTTCGTCATATCCACCATAATCTTGTTTAATGATAATGTGGCTGAGTCCATAGAGAAGTTGTggaagtttgatgaagtgCTTACAAACTTTTGGCCCGCCTGTTTGTACTTCCTTATTTTCATCGGTATCGTCATCATTTGGAGGCCAACGGATTCGTCTTATCTTTTGGCTGCATCTAGCCAAATCCCTAGTTCCGAAAGCGCTGATGTGGAAGGTGCTGCAGGCAACGCTGACGTGTTTAATAACAGTGAGCAGTTCGGAAATGAGTTTGAGTTTGATGACTTGCGAAGCCTAGAGAGTAATGATGAGGTTGGTGCTAATCCATTCCAAGATCCTTCTTCGGTGGCATCCACGCTTCCTACTCCTGATGCTTCGTCTGCGAAGAAAATTGGGGAAAGTGAGGTGAATCCATTTGAAGATCCTTCCAATGTGGACTACGATTTGGAATTGGAACAACAAAAGGCAAAAGGGTTTAAAGGTGACGGCAAATTTCAGTtagacgatgatgaagatggtgcTGATGACGGTAACACAAGTGTGAGCCGCGAAGATGCCTCAAAGAGTAAGAGTGATTAA
- a CDS encoding uncharacterized protein (EggNog:ENOG41) has product MGDKDRKPIVRDGWVAAWDAKYSEWFYVDKKTGKSQWEAPDGTKLPVATPVSGKSSKDGKQEDAPPPYSEVTNQQQRLQQQPYNSQQQQPYQAYQYRQQYPQQGGKSSSGMGGMGAMMGGAALGTVGGLMLGSALSSPGYYGAPPQDYGGNYDGGFGGGGFDGGGFDGGFF; this is encoded by the coding sequence ATGGGTGATAAAGATAGAAAGCCGATTGTCCGTGACGGATGGGTGGCTGCGTGGGATGCCAAATACAGTGAGTGGTTCTATGTGGATAAGAAAACAGGCAAGTCGCAGTGGGAGGCTCCGGATGGCACTAAACTCCCAGTTGCCACACCAGTTTCAGGTAAAAGCTCAAAGGATGGCAAACAAGAAGATGCACCCCCTCCTTATTCTGAGGTTACTAATCAGCAGCAACGGCTACAGCAACAGCCATACAACTcacaacagcaacaaccCTACCAAGCTTATCAGTACCGCCAACAATACCCTCAGCAGGGGGGTAAAAGTAGCAGTGGCATGGGAGGTATGGGTGCCATGATGGGTGGTGCTGCGTTAGGTACGGTAGGTGGCCTTATGCTAGGAAGTGCTTTGTCTAGTCCTGGTTATTATGGTGCACCACCCCAGGATTATGGTGGAAACTACGATGGTGGctttggtggtggtggtttTGATGGTGGCGGATTTGATGGAGGTTTCTTTTAA
- the CCT2 gene encoding T-complex protein 1 subunit beta produces the protein MNIFGDQVTEEKGENARLSSFVGAIAVGDLVKSTLGPKGMDKLLQSMSSAESMVTNDGATILKSIPFDNPAAKVLVNIAKVQDDQVGDGTTSVTVLASELLREAEKLIDQKIHPQTIIEGYRIASKAALAQLVSLAVDNSDDSAKFRADLVNIAKTTLSSKILSQDRDYFANLAVDAVLRLKGSTNLDHIQIIKKAGGKLSDSFLDEGFILDKRFGVGQPKRIENAKILIANTPMDTDKVKIFGAKFKVDSTSKLAQLETAERQKMKGKVEKIEKFGINCFVNRQLIYDWPEQLFTDAGINSIEHADFDGVERLALVTGGEVVSSFDDPENAILGHCKSIEEIIIGEDVMTKFTGTAAGKAGTIVLRGSTEQVLDEAERSLHDALSVLTQATKETRTVLGGGCSEMNMSKAVEQAAQNESGKKSLAIEAYGRALRQLPTILCDNAGFDSSELVSKLRSSIYNGLTSSGLDLEHGTIADMRDLGVVESYKLKKAVVSSASEAAEVLLRVDNIIRAKPRTADRGRGHP, from the coding sequence ATGAACATATTTGGAGATCAAGTGACAGAGGAGAAGGGGGAAAATGCCAGGCTCTCATCGTTTGTCGGCGCCATCGCCGTGGGTGACTTGGTGAAGTCCACTTTGGGTCCCAAAGGTATGGAtaagcttcttcaaagcatGTCATCAGCTGAATCAATGGTGACCAATGATGGTGCCACTATTTTGAAATCTATTCCATTTGATAATCCAGCCGCTAAGGTTCTTGTTAATATTGCCAAAGTACAAGATGATCAGGTCGGTGACGGTACTACATCGGTCACTGTACTAGCATCCGAGCTTTTGAGAGAAGCTGAAAAGCTAATCGACCAAAAAATCCATCCTCAGACGATTATAGAAGGTTACAGAATCGCCAGCAAGGCGGCATTGGCCCAGCTTGTTTCCTTGGCTGTCGATAATTCGGATGATTCCGCCAAGTTTAGAGCAGATCTAGTCAACATTGCCAAAACTACGCTCTCCTCGAAGATTTTATCACAGGACCGTGATTACTTTGCCAATTTGGCTGTTGATGCTGTACTCCGTCTTAAAGGTTCGACAAACTTGGATCATATCCAAATAATTAAAAAGGCCGGTGGTAAGCTCTCGGACTCTTTCCTAGATGAAGGATTTATATTGGACAAGAGGTTTGGCGTGGGCCAACCAAAACGTATAGAGAATGCAAAGATTCTCATTGCCAACACTCCTATGGACACCGATAAAGTGAAGATTTTTGGTGCCAAGTTCAAAGTTGATTCTACCAGCAAATTGGCCCAGTTGGAGACAGCTGAGCgtcagaagatgaagggtaaggtggagaagattgagaaatTTGGTATCAACTGTTTCGTTAACCGTCAACTCATTTACGACTGGCCTGAGCAGTTATTCACAGATGCTGGTATTAATTCCATTGAACATGCAGACTTTGATGGTGTCGAAAGATTGGCTTTAGTTACAGGCGGTGAGgttgtttcttcatttgatGATCCCGAAAATGCCATATTGGGTCATTGCAAgtccattgaagaaattatcattggtgaagatgtCATGACTAAATTCACGGGCACCGCTGCTGGTAAGGCAGGTACTATTGTTTTAAGAGGCTCTACAGAGCAAGTATTAGATGAGGCTGAGAGATCTCTCCACGATGCTCTTTCTGTACTTACCCAGGCAACTAAGGAGACCAGAACGGTTCTTGGAGGTGGTTGTTCTGAGATGAATATGTCCAAAGCTGTTGAACAGGCCGCACAGAATGAATCCGGAAAGAAGTCACTCGCCATTGAAGCATATGGTCGAGCTTTAAGACAGCTTCCAACCATTTTGTGTGACAACGCTGGTTTTGATTCCAGCGAGTTGGTTTCTAAGCTTAGATCGTCCATCTACAACGGTTTGACCAGCTCTGGTTTAGATCTAGAGCACGGTACTATAGCCGATATGAGGGATTTGGGTGTCGTGGAAAGTTACAAGTTAAAGAAGGCTGTTgtttcttcagcttctgAAGCTGCTGAGGTCTTGCTAAGAGTTGACAATATAATAAGGGCTAAACCTAGAACAGCAGATAGAGGCAGAGGCCACCCTTAA